The Lysobacter enzymogenes genome window below encodes:
- a CDS encoding Bax inhibitor-1/YccA family protein, whose translation MRSGNPALKESTFLDLGSGAVVRGSDQAMSLNGTVNKTGFLLLLTVLTASFAWNQIEIGPRGQVSGASLYLWGGLIGGLIMSLVTTFKKEWSPITAPMYALLEGFFLGAISSIFEARFPGIVIQAVMLTFGTLFALLAAYRTGLIKATENFKLGVVAATGGIALVYLASIVLRMFNIEIPYIHQSGIIGIGFSLFVVVVAALNLVLDFDFIETGVEQGAPKYMEWYGAFGLMVTLVWLYIEFLRLLSKLQSRN comes from the coding sequence ATGCGCAGCGGCAACCCCGCCCTCAAGGAATCCACCTTCCTCGACCTCGGCAGCGGCGCGGTCGTGCGCGGCAGCGATCAGGCGATGAGCCTGAACGGAACCGTCAACAAGACCGGCTTCCTGCTGCTGCTGACCGTGCTGACAGCTTCGTTCGCCTGGAACCAGATCGAGATCGGCCCGCGCGGCCAGGTCTCCGGCGCCAGCCTGTACCTGTGGGGCGGCCTGATCGGCGGGCTGATCATGAGCCTGGTGACCACCTTCAAGAAGGAGTGGTCGCCGATCACCGCGCCGATGTACGCGCTGCTGGAAGGCTTCTTCCTCGGCGCGATCTCGTCGATCTTCGAAGCGCGCTTCCCGGGCATCGTGATCCAGGCGGTGATGCTGACCTTCGGCACCCTGTTCGCGCTGCTGGCGGCCTACCGCACCGGCCTGATCAAGGCCACCGAGAACTTCAAGCTCGGCGTGGTCGCGGCCACCGGCGGCATCGCCCTGGTCTATCTGGCCTCGATCGTGCTGCGCATGTTCAACATCGAAATCCCCTACATCCACCAGTCCGGCATCATCGGCATCGGCTTCAGCCTGTTCGTGGTGGTGGTGGCGGCGCTGAACCTGGTGCTGGACTTCGACTTCATCGAAACCGGCGTCGAGCAAGGCGCGCCGAAGTACATGGAGTGGTACGGCGCGTTCGGCCTGATGGTCACCCTGGTGTGGCTGTACATCGAGTTCCTGCGCCTGCTGTCGAAGCTGCAGTCGCGCAACTGA
- a CDS encoding Lrp/AsnC family transcriptional regulator, translating into MRLDETDRRILRALQRDGRLPNAELAERVGLSPSPCLRRVRLLEEAGIIERYVAVLDPARLGLRMTLFTRVWLLTQDAETIDRFVAAMRGLEQVMECYIVLGECDAMLRVVVADLDDYRRFQTTHLTRANGIANVKTDLPSQVVKRSYELPL; encoded by the coding sequence ATGAGACTCGACGAGACCGATCGCCGCATCCTGCGCGCCCTGCAGCGCGACGGCCGCCTGCCGAATGCCGAGTTGGCCGAGCGGGTCGGCCTGTCGCCGTCGCCGTGCCTGCGCCGGGTGCGGCTGCTGGAGGAGGCGGGGATCATCGAGCGCTACGTCGCCGTGCTCGACCCGGCCCGGCTCGGCCTGCGCATGACCTTGTTCACCCGGGTCTGGCTGCTGACCCAGGACGCCGAGACCATCGACCGCTTCGTCGCCGCGATGCGCGGCCTGGAGCAGGTGATGGAGTGCTACATCGTGCTCGGCGAATGCGACGCGATGCTGCGCGTGGTGGTCGCCGACCTCGACGATTACCGCCGCTTCCAGACCACCCACCTGACCCGCGCCAACGGCATCGCCAACGTCAAGACCGACCTGCCGAGCCAGGTGGTCAAGCGCAGCTACGAACTTCCGCTGTAG
- a CDS encoding LysE family translocator — MDLHTALLFCATVLPLICTPGPDMLFVASQSLGGGAAAGLRATAGVCAGYLLHSLLAALGLAALVAASPLLFQTLRWIGVAYLAWLAFKLLRAALRPGGLELRAAGARSDALRRGFLTAVLNPKGMMIYLAILPQFMRADAPAAPQAIALSALFVAGCALVYAALSLLLGRGARGGGEPKLGGRRRRWIDGVAGGLIAAAAGKLALS; from the coding sequence ATGGACCTGCACACCGCCCTGCTCTTTTGCGCCACCGTGCTCCCGCTGATCTGCACGCCGGGCCCGGACATGCTGTTCGTCGCCTCGCAAAGCCTCGGCGGCGGCGCCGCGGCCGGGCTGCGCGCCACCGCCGGGGTCTGCGCCGGCTATCTGCTGCATTCGCTGCTGGCGGCGCTGGGGCTGGCGGCGCTGGTCGCGGCCTCGCCGCTGCTGTTCCAGACGCTGCGCTGGATCGGCGTGGCCTATCTGGCCTGGCTGGCGTTCAAGCTGCTGCGCGCGGCACTGCGGCCCGGCGGGCTGGAGCTGCGCGCGGCCGGCGCGCGCAGCGATGCGTTGCGCCGCGGCTTCCTGACCGCGGTGTTGAATCCCAAGGGAATGATGATCTATCTGGCGATCCTGCCGCAGTTCATGCGCGCCGATGCGCCGGCGGCGCCGCAGGCGATCGCGCTGTCGGCGCTGTTCGTCGCCGGTTGCGCGCTGGTGTATGCGGCGTTGAGTCTGCTGCTCGGGCGCGGCGCGCGCGGCGGCGGCGAACCGAAGCTGGGCGGGCGGCGGCGGCGCTGGATCGATGGCGTCGCCGGCGGGTTGATCGCGGCGGCGGCGGGGAAGCTGGCGTTGAGTTGA
- the rsfS gene encoding ribosome silencing factor: protein MTSQAQVIKTQLPNPPPPTELLLKTVHAAVEELKAKDVVEIDVRGKSSVTDYMVVASGTSTRHVKSIADEVVKFAKNLDVMPLGVEGEREAEWVLVDLGDVVVHVMLPRVREFYALERLWTVGDQPPPPEGVEGRESRDDERY, encoded by the coding sequence TTGACCAGCCAAGCCCAAGTCATCAAGACCCAGTTGCCGAACCCGCCGCCGCCGACCGAGCTGTTGCTCAAGACGGTCCACGCAGCGGTCGAAGAGCTCAAGGCCAAGGATGTCGTCGAAATCGACGTGCGCGGCAAGAGCAGCGTCACCGACTACATGGTGGTCGCCTCCGGCACCTCGACCCGTCACGTCAAGTCGATCGCCGACGAAGTCGTCAAGTTCGCCAAGAACCTCGATGTCATGCCGCTCGGCGTGGAAGGCGAGCGCGAGGCCGAGTGGGTGCTGGTCGACCTCGGCGACGTCGTCGTGCACGTCATGCTGCCGCGCGTGCGCGAGTTCTACGCGCTCGAGCGCCTGTGGACGGTCGGCGACCAGCCGCCGCCGCCGGAGGGCGTGGAAGGCCGCGAGTCGCGCGACGACGAGCGTTACTGA
- the nadD gene encoding nicotinate-nucleotide adenylyltransferase, which produces MSLLVFYGGTFDPIHDGHLAVARAARDALAAQVRLMPAADPPHRAAPGADAQQRAHMLDLAVDGEAGLVVDRRELRREGRSYTVETLREARAEFGLERPLALLVGADSFLDLPQWREWQALFGLAHFVVAERPGSPLDAARIAAIAPGRETADPADLTAAAAGRVYRLRQPLQAESASQVRELIAEGRPWDDFVPAPVAAYIRACGLYGVVADRGATTA; this is translated from the coding sequence ATGAGCCTGCTGGTCTTCTACGGCGGCACCTTCGACCCGATCCACGACGGCCACCTCGCCGTCGCCCGCGCCGCGCGCGACGCGCTGGCCGCGCAGGTGCGGCTGATGCCGGCCGCCGACCCGCCGCACCGCGCCGCGCCCGGCGCCGATGCGCAGCAGCGCGCGCACATGCTCGACCTGGCGGTGGACGGCGAGGCCGGTCTGGTCGTGGACCGGCGCGAACTGCGCCGCGAGGGCCGTTCCTACACCGTCGAAACCTTGCGCGAAGCGCGCGCGGAGTTCGGCCTGGAGCGTCCGCTGGCGCTGCTGGTCGGCGCCGACAGCTTCCTCGACCTGCCGCAATGGCGCGAATGGCAGGCGCTGTTCGGGCTGGCCCATTTCGTCGTCGCCGAACGGCCCGGCAGCCCGCTCGACGCGGCCCGCATCGCCGCTATCGCACCAGGACGCGAGACGGCCGACCCGGCCGACTTGACCGCCGCCGCGGCCGGCCGCGTGTACCGGCTCAGGCAGCCGCTGCAGGCCGAATCGGCCAGCCAGGTCCGCGAGCTCATCGCCGAGGGCCGGCCCTGGGACGATTTCGTGCCCGCGCCGGTGGCCGCTTATATCCGCGCCTGCGGCCTGTACGGCGTCGTCGCCGACCGCGGCGCGACGACCGCCTGA
- the holA gene encoding DNA polymerase III subunit delta, translated as MELTPERLVAQLEQEPLRPAYLIAGPEPLRVLEAADAVRAAARAQGIGEREVFEAEGNQREPDWNALSASFRAPSLFSSRRLLELRLPSGKPGKEGAEVIADFCADPPHDASLLISCGEWSKQHGGKWSEAIGRIGHIAVAWAIKPHELPEWMERRLRQRGLRADRDAVQSLADRVEGNLLAAAQEVDKLALLSDGETLTVERMQALVADAARFDVFRVLDAAMNGQGAQVSRMLAGLRAEGEAVPALLGMVVMELQRTAALARVSARGGNLSSEFKAQRIWDSKQPMYRRALQRHDARRWEALLVQAGRVDRMAKGREAGDAWTALERLLLAVAEPRALRLLALGAG; from the coding sequence ATGGAACTGACCCCCGAGCGCCTCGTCGCCCAGCTCGAACAGGAACCGCTGCGCCCGGCCTATCTGATCGCCGGTCCCGAGCCGCTGCGCGTGCTCGAAGCCGCCGACGCCGTGCGCGCCGCCGCGCGCGCCCAGGGCATCGGCGAGCGCGAAGTGTTCGAAGCCGAAGGCAACCAGCGCGAACCCGACTGGAACGCGCTGTCGGCGAGCTTCCGCGCGCCGAGCCTGTTCTCGAGCCGGCGCCTGCTGGAACTGCGGCTGCCGAGCGGCAAGCCGGGCAAAGAGGGCGCCGAGGTCATCGCCGATTTCTGCGCCGACCCGCCGCACGACGCGTCCTTGCTGATCTCCTGCGGCGAATGGAGCAAGCAGCACGGCGGCAAGTGGAGCGAAGCGATCGGCCGCATCGGCCACATCGCCGTGGCCTGGGCGATCAAGCCGCACGAACTGCCCGAATGGATGGAGCGCCGCCTGCGCCAGCGCGGCCTGCGCGCCGACCGCGACGCGGTGCAGAGCCTGGCCGACCGGGTCGAAGGCAATCTGCTCGCCGCCGCGCAGGAAGTCGACAAGCTGGCGCTGTTGTCCGACGGCGAAACCCTGACCGTCGAACGCATGCAGGCCCTGGTCGCCGACGCCGCGCGCTTCGACGTGTTCCGGGTGCTGGACGCGGCCATGAACGGGCAGGGCGCGCAGGTCTCGCGCATGCTCGCCGGCCTGCGCGCCGAGGGCGAGGCGGTGCCGGCCTTGCTCGGCATGGTGGTGATGGAATTGCAGCGCACCGCCGCGCTGGCGCGGGTGTCGGCGCGCGGCGGCAACCTGAGCTCCGAATTCAAGGCCCAGCGGATCTGGGATTCCAAGCAGCCGATGTACCGCCGCGCCCTGCAGCGCCACGACGCGCGCCGCTGGGAAGCGCTGCTGGTGCAGGCCGGACGCGTCGACCGCATGGCCAAGGGCCGCGAGGCCGGCGACGCCTGGACCGCGCTGGAGCGCTTGCTGCTGGCGGTGGCCGAGCCGCGCGCGCTGCGCCTGCTCGCGCTCGGCGCGGGCTGA
- the lptE gene encoding LPS assembly lipoprotein LptE, which produces MRQALTLPPDMGPVRVVSSDRYSPLAESLAQALTRAGAVPAPEGAAEVAVLDLMSERWGDTPAALDELGRVQEYSLRYAVVFELRKADGKPLVPRQSIELSRDYVSSPTNAIGTEGEREILMREMRREMSSAVLRRIGAVSERR; this is translated from the coding sequence TTGCGCCAGGCCCTGACCCTGCCGCCGGACATGGGCCCGGTGCGCGTGGTCTCCTCCGACCGCTACAGCCCGCTGGCCGAATCGCTGGCCCAGGCGCTGACCCGCGCCGGCGCGGTGCCGGCGCCGGAAGGCGCCGCGGAAGTGGCGGTGCTGGACCTGATGTCCGAACGCTGGGGCGACACCCCGGCCGCGCTCGACGAACTCGGCCGCGTGCAGGAATACAGCCTGCGCTACGCGGTGGTGTTCGAACTGCGCAAGGCCGACGGCAAGCCGCTGGTGCCGCGCCAGAGCATCGAGCTGTCGCGCGACTACGTGTCCAGCCCGACCAACGCCATCGGCACCGAGGGCGAGCGCGAGATCCTGATGCGCGAAATGCGCCGCGAAATGAGCTCGGCGGTATTGCGCCGGATCGGCGCGGTCAGCGAGCGGCGCTGA
- a CDS encoding glutathione S-transferase family protein, which translates to MTAILYCHPDSGFSYKVALALRLLEVEFEQRHVDIRSPREQRSQEFRDIAAHGEVPVLRIDGLTLCQSNVILDYLAARQDAHGGPRRLDGADLQARLHVREWLSWEANRVSLNLAHSRYGRQFGQYDPALLAWYDRRSRADLDRLQAQLTQTAWLAGAQPTIADVACMGYLCFTVEPWAEPAGVAHADWAQRWPALKAWYDRVLALPGAHSAQALFAGHPIRY; encoded by the coding sequence ATGACCGCGATCCTCTACTGCCATCCCGACTCGGGCTTCAGCTACAAGGTCGCGCTGGCGCTGCGCCTGCTCGAGGTCGAATTCGAACAGCGCCACGTCGACATCCGCAGCCCGCGCGAGCAGCGTTCGCAGGAATTCCGCGACATCGCCGCGCACGGCGAAGTACCGGTGCTGCGCATCGACGGGCTGACCCTGTGCCAGTCCAACGTCATCCTCGATTACCTCGCCGCGCGCCAGGACGCGCACGGCGGCCCGCGCCGCCTCGACGGCGCCGATCTGCAAGCGCGGCTGCACGTGCGCGAATGGCTGTCGTGGGAAGCCAACCGGGTCAGCCTCAACCTCGCCCATTCGCGCTACGGCCGCCAGTTCGGCCAGTACGACCCGGCCCTGCTGGCCTGGTACGACCGCCGCAGCCGCGCCGACCTCGACCGGCTGCAGGCGCAATTGACCCAGACTGCGTGGCTGGCCGGCGCGCAGCCGACCATCGCCGACGTCGCCTGCATGGGCTACCTGTGCTTCACCGTCGAACCCTGGGCGGAACCCGCCGGCGTCGCCCACGCCGACTGGGCGCAGCGCTGGCCCGCGCTCAAGGCCTGGTACGACCGCGTGCTGGCGCTGCCGGGCGCGCACAGCGCGCAGGCGCTGTTCGCCGGGCACCCGATCCGCTACTGA
- the leuS gene encoding leucine--tRNA ligase, with protein MSDAAAPAPNDSPTDPKAFEPGALEAAAQRYWDETRAFEVDERSAKPKYYCLSMLPYPSGALHMGHVRNYTIGDVISRYKRMTGHNVLQPMGWDAFGLPAENAAIKNKTAPAKWTYANIAHMKAQLKTMGYAIDWSREFATCTPDYYVHEQRMFVRLMKQGLAYRKNSVVNWDPVDQTVLANEQVIDGRGWRTGALVEKREIPQWFLKITDYAQQLLDGLDSLPGWPDAVKTMQRNWIGRSEGLEIRFDVVEGDGRPVDAALDNLVVFTTRPDTLMGVTYVSVAAEHPLAAHAAQSDPDLAAFIAELRQGGVSEAELETQEKRGRDTGLRAVHPVTGEHVPVYVANFVLMNYGTGAVMAVPGHDQRDWEFAKRYQLPIKTVIVPDAVRDALTEIGRDVAAHADPMRSALGGAPALDVYDTTAAVQVVEEFQNGIDEQGPWTERGWLVNSGEYDGLDFQQALDALAARFEAEGRGNRRVNFRLRDWGVSRQRYWGCPIPVILCPKCGDVPVPEDQLPVVLPEDVEFSGVASPIKADPNWRKTTCPNCGGAAERETDTFDTFMESSWYYARYTSPGAAQQVDERARYWTPVDQYIGGIEHAILHLMYFRFYHKLMRDQGLVDSDEPAVNLMTQGMVIAETYYRSLPDGQPDWINPADVEVQRDERGRIVGATLKADGQPVQIGGTEKMSKSKNNGVDPRLMVDKYGADTVRLFSMFAAPPDQSLEWNEAGVEGMARFLRRLWTAVQKHADAGAAPALDAAALTPAQKTLRRQIHETVQKVGGDYGRRHSFNTAIAAVMELLNHLYKFDDASGNGRALRQEALEAMVLLLNPITPHTSHALWQTLGHAETLLEDIAFPQADETALTRDAVTLAVQVNGKLRGTIEVAVATPKDEIEALALAEPNAVKYLEGLTVRKVIVVPGKIVNIVAS; from the coding sequence GTGTCCGACGCTGCCGCCCCCGCCCCGAACGATTCCCCGACCGATCCCAAGGCCTTCGAGCCCGGCGCCCTCGAGGCCGCCGCCCAGCGCTACTGGGACGAAACCCGCGCGTTCGAGGTCGACGAGCGCTCGGCCAAGCCCAAGTACTACTGCCTGTCGATGCTGCCGTATCCGTCCGGCGCGCTGCACATGGGCCACGTGCGCAACTACACCATCGGCGACGTCATCAGCCGCTACAAGCGCATGACCGGCCATAACGTGCTGCAGCCGATGGGCTGGGACGCGTTCGGCCTGCCGGCCGAGAACGCCGCGATCAAGAACAAGACCGCGCCGGCCAAGTGGACCTACGCCAACATCGCCCACATGAAGGCGCAGCTCAAGACGATGGGCTACGCGATCGACTGGTCGCGCGAGTTCGCCACCTGCACGCCGGACTACTACGTGCACGAGCAGCGCATGTTCGTGCGGCTGATGAAGCAGGGCCTGGCCTACCGCAAGAACTCGGTGGTGAACTGGGACCCGGTCGACCAGACCGTGCTGGCCAACGAGCAGGTCATCGACGGCCGCGGCTGGCGCACCGGCGCGCTGGTGGAAAAGCGCGAAATCCCGCAGTGGTTCCTCAAGATCACCGACTACGCCCAGCAGTTGCTCGACGGCCTGGATTCGCTGCCGGGCTGGCCGGACGCGGTCAAGACCATGCAGCGCAACTGGATCGGCCGCAGCGAAGGCCTGGAAATCCGCTTCGACGTGGTCGAGGGCGACGGCCGGCCGGTCGACGCCGCGCTGGACAATCTGGTGGTGTTCACCACCCGCCCCGACACCTTGATGGGCGTGACCTACGTGTCGGTCGCCGCCGAGCATCCGCTGGCCGCGCACGCCGCGCAGAGCGATCCCGATCTGGCCGCGTTCATCGCCGAACTGCGCCAGGGCGGCGTCTCGGAAGCCGAACTGGAAACCCAGGAAAAGCGCGGCCGCGACACCGGCCTGCGCGCAGTGCATCCGGTCACCGGCGAACACGTACCGGTGTACGTGGCCAACTTCGTGCTGATGAACTACGGCACCGGCGCGGTCATGGCCGTGCCCGGCCACGACCAGCGCGACTGGGAATTCGCCAAGCGCTACCAACTGCCGATCAAGACCGTGATCGTGCCCGACGCGGTGCGCGACGCGCTGACCGAGATCGGCCGCGACGTCGCCGCCCACGCCGATCCGATGCGCAGCGCGCTCGGCGGCGCGCCGGCGCTGGACGTGTACGACACCACCGCCGCGGTGCAGGTGGTCGAGGAGTTCCAGAACGGCATCGACGAACAGGGCCCGTGGACCGAGCGCGGCTGGCTGGTCAATTCCGGCGAGTACGACGGCCTGGACTTCCAGCAGGCGCTCGACGCCCTGGCCGCGCGCTTCGAAGCCGAAGGCCGCGGCAACCGCCGGGTCAACTTCCGCCTGCGCGACTGGGGCGTGAGCCGCCAGCGCTATTGGGGCTGCCCGATCCCGGTGATCCTGTGCCCGAAGTGCGGCGACGTGCCGGTGCCGGAAGACCAGTTGCCGGTGGTGCTGCCGGAAGACGTCGAATTCAGCGGCGTCGCTTCGCCGATCAAGGCCGACCCGAACTGGCGCAAGACCACCTGCCCGAACTGCGGCGGCGCGGCCGAGCGCGAGACCGACACCTTCGACACCTTCATGGAGTCGAGCTGGTACTACGCGCGCTACACCTCGCCGGGCGCGGCCCAGCAGGTCGACGAACGCGCCAGGTACTGGACCCCGGTCGACCAGTACATCGGCGGCATCGAGCACGCGATCCTGCACCTGATGTACTTCCGCTTCTATCACAAGCTCATGCGCGACCAGGGCCTGGTCGACAGCGACGAGCCCGCGGTCAATCTGATGACCCAGGGCATGGTGATCGCGGAAACCTACTATCGCTCGCTGCCCGACGGCCAGCCCGACTGGATCAATCCGGCCGACGTCGAGGTCCAGCGCGACGAGCGCGGCCGCATCGTCGGCGCGACGCTGAAGGCCGACGGCCAGCCGGTGCAGATCGGCGGCACCGAGAAAATGTCGAAGTCGAAGAACAACGGCGTCGACCCCAGGCTGATGGTCGACAAGTACGGCGCCGACACCGTGCGCCTGTTCTCGATGTTCGCCGCGCCGCCGGACCAGTCGCTGGAATGGAACGAGGCCGGGGTCGAAGGCATGGCGCGGTTCCTGCGCCGGCTGTGGACGGCGGTGCAGAAGCACGCCGACGCCGGCGCCGCGCCGGCGCTCGACGCGGCCGCGCTGACGCCCGCGCAGAAGACCCTGCGCCGGCAGATCCACGAGACCGTGCAGAAGGTCGGCGGCGACTACGGTCGCCGCCACAGCTTCAACACCGCGATCGCCGCGGTGATGGAATTGCTCAACCACCTGTACAAGTTCGACGACGCCAGCGGCAACGGCCGCGCCCTGCGCCAGGAAGCGCTGGAAGCGATGGTGCTGCTGCTCAATCCGATCACCCCGCACACCAGCCACGCGCTGTGGCAGACCCTGGGCCATGCCGAGACCCTGCTGGAAGACATCGCCTTCCCGCAGGCCGACGAGACCGCGCTGACCCGCGACGCGGTGACGTTGGCGGTGCAGGTCAACGGCAAACTGCGCGGCACCATCGAGGTCGCGGTCGCCACGCCGAAGGACGAGATCGAGGCGCTGGCGCTGGCCGAGCCGAACGCGGTCAAGTACCTGGAAGGGCTGACCGTGCGCAAGGTGATCGTGGTGCCCGGCAAGATCGTCAACATCGTCGCCAGCTGA